One Cucumis melo cultivar AY chromosome 8, USDA_Cmelo_AY_1.0, whole genome shotgun sequence genomic window, GGCTCTACAAATAGGCTGCTCTCTACAACATGTTTTCAGGAAACTTGCACTTCCTTCAAATCAAACTGACCCCAAAAGAATAACGGGACTTGTACGAATTGGAGTTTACGacaatcaaaatcaatttaGAGAGCTTGATGACAGTTTGAGAATTCTAGTTCTCTTTATTTCATGATGATCAAAATGAGATACATTGAGAATAATTGCTCGACAAAATCGTCTATCAATTCAGatgaaaaataaatgaataactATTATTGTTCCACCTTCACTTCATATGCAGCTACGTTAAGAAGACAAAGCTTTGAACATAGATTTGCCGCATAGCAAAACGTCATGAGCTGAAGAGTAGGGAAAACAAACCTTTTCTTTGTGCTGTTCAGCTACCATATGAAGTTAAAAGCATAACTCTCCAGTATCATGTGCTCATTTTTTTGGGGGTAGCAGTAAGCTGTTACCATCTCGACTTGTTCGGGAGATCGCTTTAGTCTGTGAGTCTACCTTTCCGATCATCTTTTTCTTATTACAGAAACAAACCCCGAGTTCTGAACAATAACCAACAAGATTGAATGAATACCGTAGTGTCCCCACATTTTTTTCTTACTTGAAAATTGGTTCTAAACTCCACAATCTGATTGCCCTGCAGCAATGCTTGACAATAGACTCATTTCACTAGCAAGTTAATGAATCACTGTGTTTGTCTCCTTCATCCTCTCTTGCAGATGATTTCCTAGTTTTAAATCGTGAACAATCTCTTTCAGATCTACTAGTCTACATCCCGGCATCGTTCCaagtcttttttctttcattaatAGTTTGATTCTAGAAACATCCTCCCATCTCCCAGCTACAGCATACATATTCAAAAGCAATCTATAGTATGAGTCATTCTTAGGTTCTATGTCAATCAAATATTTTGCTATCTGTTCTCCTAAAGAAACATCCCCCACAAAACGACATGTAGTGAGCAAGTCAATCCATACAACCGATTCTGATGAGAAGTCCTCGGGCATGTTCCTTAGTATTTCCACAGCCTGCTCTATCAACCCTACTGCAACGTAAACATTGGCTAAACACCAGTAGTGGGCAAAATTTGGTCTCACAAGAAATACTTTGATCATCTCGTCGAAGTAATTCTTAGCGTCTTTCAGCAGTCCTGCTCGGGCACAGGCACATAGAACGCCAATAAATGTAATTTGGTCTGGGAAAACTTTTCGCTTACCTTCATCTTGCTTGAATTTCTTGCCATTGCCTGTTTCCTCAATCATTTCTCTTAATTCGGCAGCCATTTCCTCAAACAGCTTAAGTCCATCTTTAGGATTCCCATGTAGAGAATGCCCCAAAACCATTGCATTCCAGGTAACCAAATTTCGACTCATCATCCTGTCAAAAACTCTACGTGCAATCAATACTCTCTGGCATTTGCTATACATGTCAACCAATGCCGTGTCGATAAATACACAAAACTTCATCGAAGTACGGTACATAAAACCATGAACCGATCTTCCTTCATTCAGCCTTGCCGACCGACTACAAGCACCAAGAACATTCACCATTGTTGTATTGTTCCCTCTGATTCCCACATTCACCATATTCCTAAACAACTTCATTGCACAGCCCGGATTCCCACCTCTCAAATACTCACTAATCATCAAATTCCAAGACACAACATTTCTCTCAGGCATTACATCGAACATGTCATGCGCAGTATACATATCTCCAACTCTCGCATAAGCAGTAACAATTGAATTCCAAGATACCAAATCCCGTGTTGACATTTCGTCGAACACCTTCCGACCGAGCTCAATATGGCCACAACAGCCATACATATGAATCAAACTATTTCCCAAAACCATCACAGAGTCAACCCCATTCTTGAAAGCTTGTCCATGGCACTTACGCCCAGAAGCCCCACAGCCAAAACTCGCACAAGCGGAAAAAAGTGAAAGAAAAGTGTAGGAATCTGGTCGAAGTCCATTACCAAGCCATTCAAAATACACAAATACAGCCTCTAGAGGAACTGTGCTAAGAGAATAAGCCTTAATTACTCTATTAACACAGAAGGTATTTGGAACTTTGATATGTCTGAAGATCAAAATAGTATAAACGATGTCACCGAACTCCGAGGCCTGCAATAGAACTCTGTTGGCCCAAAAATGGTAGTTAAAAAGACCAGAGGTAATCAAATGGCCATGGATTTGAAATAATTCTCTTACGCTCTCACATGATTGAAGAAGCGAGTGGCTTTGGTCATGTCTAGGAGGATTCGTAGTCTCGGGTGAATGATCTGGTTCTGGAAAAGCGGAGAATGGAGAGGAAGATCGACCAACGGATTTGAATGGCAAAGGGAGGGGGAAGTGTGTGAAACGAAAGAGTTGTCGAGTGGAAATCCTTGCCATTCACTTGCGATACGACATTGATTTACTTCCACtgaattcttcttcttcttagtCTTCTTCCACTTAGTTTCCGCCATTAACGCATATTCGTAGTGGGCTTGCAGGTTAAGAGTTGCCCTATGGAGGCGTTGCGTTGCCAAATATGTTTTAAACGGCGTTTAACGGTGAGACGACGTACCGAAGAGAAACTGGTGAAGAAATAGGAGAGATTTATTTTTAACGAACGCTTATCAAATTTTTTCCAAAGTTGGACTCTACGTACGTACGTTcgattttcatttttatttttagatctAATATTCATCTCGGCTACATGGACTCTATATCATATTagataatttaaattttatctaaaaataataatagacaACTTCGAAAGGAAACTCATGCATCTCGTAAACATTGTGAAATCTCTTCATTATTTTATTAGAACATCTCTCgacaaatatattttatttgaacAAAGAAAAATGTGACGAAGAAGACATATCTTAATAACAATGGACAACATCCAACATGTGTAAGAGTAATGTTAGTCTCTCGTAAGAGTAGAATTGATGAGTATAATTAAGCTATACTAGTTATAGTTGATTTTCAAAGTAGATTATTGATAAATATTATCAATTGTATATAAACAGTCATAAATATTGATTCTATAGATGGTAAATTTGTTGTGTTTTAAAACTTACCaaacaaaatattaagcgatggAGAAATTGATTAAGAAATCTTTTCGAGACCCAAAACCAATTTTGTCCCACTTTTCATGGAGCAAGAATTTTGACATTTTGGTTACCTCTTTATTAAGTCATCTTACAAAATTACCcttatttctttttgttcttttagtgcttgttttttttttttgtgcgaTCAACTTTGACAAATCAGTAATTTATAACAAATTGACCGAATCAACTTATTTTCTCCTCTTATTCAATTTGTATTGTTGAGGGATACTAGACTTCAAAAATCAAGACCATAAAAAGAATCGGAAGAAGAAAGCATTTTGTGAGATCGAGCttcaaaaaacaaaaccaaaagagcCAAAATGCCCGAAAATATTATTTCCCAATACATAATTGATGTATTCGAAATGCACCCATCTCATACTTTCCATCCGTTCACTcatacaaagaaagaaaaaaaattgaaataataccctctaattttaattttattttggtgTGAGGTGCACGTGCACTTAATCATGgtgtgtatatatacacatatacataCCCTCTAATACGGAGTCTTCAGTCTTCGGCTGTGTATTTAAAAGCCTTTTGAAGAAGAAAGACCCCCTCGACTTTCTTCCAACTTCGTTCTAAAATGGTGAGAATAAGCAAAGCCCTTCTGAAAGAAGCCAGCTCCGGTTTCACCAACACGCTCTCCCAAATCCTTGTCTGCCCCCTCTCCAAACAACCTCTAAGGTCATCGTTCCATTTCGATTCCATCATTTTCAATCATTCTCCTCAATCTGTGGTGCACAATTTGGTTTGattttctgttcttttttttttctttcattaggTATTGTGAGGCGTCGAATTCTCTTATCAGCGATACGATTGGTGTTTCTTTCCCTGTAAGTATCAGCTTGAATTCTGTAAAAATTTGTACTCCGGTATTATTCTTCATCTCTGACCATTAGCGCTCTGGTTCTTCTTTTAGATCGTCTAGGCTGCTGTAGCTGGTTTGTTTTATGAAGTATTTCTCAATTTTGGTAGGTTAGGTAGTAAAAGTGGTTGTAGGGATCAGCATCTAGTGTTGAAAcctttgctatttttctttttcttttctctctcctgGTTGGTATGCCTTTAATCCATCACCACGAATGACCAAGCAAGCCTAGGGTTCAGGGAGGTATTCATATCATATGTTATTTACGCCTAGCGTTTAGAGTTGTGACATATATAAACTCTCTGATGTAATGACGCCTCTTTATTATATGATATGAATAAACTGCTCTCTCTTTGCTCAAAGAGATAAGTAGCATAATGTTAGTGAAGTGCATAGATTTATATGTTGATGGTTGTTATATAcactttcttgttttctttatttgtcTGTTTTATAACACCCCTCGTTTAGGGGAGTTAGGTTATAGGACATCTGTTTGTTGTATGTTGTAATTTTGCATACTGTTGTGTTAGATAAGGGACGGAATTCCTTGTTTGGTGCCGAAGGAAGGAAGAATAATCGAAAATGATGATGCATTGAAAGGTGAGGATACTGTTGAGATTACTCGAGAAAAATGAGCGCTGGTTTGTTTGGGGGTGGAAgacaattttttatttcttgagCTCAATAATGAGAAGAGATGTCAACACAACGCCACAACACTTCACACTTGTATTTTTAAGTTTCCACTTTAGAATGAATTGAATGGTTTCATTTTCTCAAACTGCCTGTTGTTGCCCAATAATAGTCAGATTAGACCACTTGTCCACAATTCTTTCTTAGGGTGATTTGAAATTGTTAAACAAGAGAATATCCTCGAAAATTTTCTGTTCAAAACTTTTGGGCTTGTGCTGAACTATCTGATGGTAATTTGAAAAGTTGCTGGTTTCACCTACCTTTGTTCCTTGTTGTTTCCCATAACACCAACTCCTTATCCTTCAGGTTTAACATGTATTGGAGGCCTTCTTGCCTTGAATTACACTGACCCaatcacttcgtttctttttgggTTCTTAAGAAGTTAAATAACAACATACCACAATCGCAGGTGATTTGATAATTGATAATATTTTTCTTCCATGGTGActattatcatcatcattataGTTTTCTACCTTTAccaatttatttctttttcaaattgtaTAGTGGGCACCATCTCATTGAGTTCTTCATAGTAAAATGGGTGTCCTAGTGTGAAAAACTTGTTGATGGCTTTGCGTTCATGCCATCACAAAAGTTGAGTGACAATATTCGGTTGGTTGAGATTGTTCTCAATTGCGAACTAGTCAAAATCATAAACAATAACCACCAATAGATTGACTAGAATACTCATTTTGTCAAGGTTGCCAAGGTCAGCTTTAATTCGCATTATCTTCCATCCTAATTAATCAGAGAAGGTTTGATACTTCAAAAAAAATTTGACTTACTTTTTTTAGAGGATTAGGGAatcatgtttttttttgtatttgagAAAAGTACTAGAGATGTAGACTTCAATCAAATGAAACCATTTCAATTTTACAAACATAAATACATAAATGAAGTAATGGGTTTTAACTACTATACCCCCAAACAAGGATGCCTCGTCACAAGTTGAACTTAATGTTtgctaaattttcataaatattttaatggACTTTAATTTCACACGAAAGTAAGTTTAAAAGACTAAATTATTcgtctttattattaataatatattaaaaatataaaaaaatgaaataaagaaaGTGGATTAGAGATATCTTAGAATATAGTGTgtgattaattctattatgttaatattataattaaaattatcctttattttttttagcgattttgtttaaaaattattttctccatccgatctctctttcttctattctttcttATTCCATTCATCTCAAAAattagatagatatatgaaaaatataaaacgtGGAAACGGAAATGTATGAAAAATATAGAACGTGAAAACGGAAATGTGAAAAGATTAATTGAGTAATTTCTTAAATTGTGTTGCGAATAAAGTACGATAAACAACAAAATTCATCGATGAAAATGTGGACGAACTGAAAAGGTAGAAGGTTTGTACCTTTTCTAATTGTGTTGGATGAATTACCTAAAatcaatttagaaattatttaatataaacaTTAAACTTTATACCATATTAAAGTTATTTCTCCGATAAATGATATATCCTACtattaaatacaaatataaatttagattatttattacatcaaataaagttataaaatagataataattgtattataatataattatagtattatattatttataatttcaaaaatcaattttatttataattggTGTGAAGGTCAAAATCATcttaaagaaaaacataaaatcttaattaaaaaaataaataaaattttaaacacaaaatcttaattaagaaaataaataaaattgtaagACATTTGTATAGAATCATGAAGAAGGTGATTTCTCTAAACATTTTAATGAACAAAAGCAATTTAGAGTATGTTTGGCCCAACGAGTAAGTTGAAAAAGTAAAATCAATTATTAAACTTGTTAGTGCCTTAAACTCGGGACTAAACAACTCTGTTTCTAATCCTGAACACTCGTTGTTTAGGAACCTGGGAGAAACAGGTTGTTCTttcaatttatttcttttataaattgaagaaggaaaaaagggTAGATGTAAAATTAAGCAGATCGTTGTAAAAGCTCCACCCTGTTTATCCAATAGAAGCATTTATAGCTAAATTCATCCAAACGGCACCATATCAAACAGGATAAAGAATAAAGGGGGATTACGAGAAATGCAGAAATAAATGTTAAGTGGTATTCCAAATTCCCATTTTCAAGAATATTTGTTCCAAAACAAAACGTATCAATAAAATGAAGATATGTCAAGCAAAATAATATATCAATTGGACAAGAAACTTCAGAACATAATTAGGTGGGGAGTCCAATCTTCAGAAGTTCCTAATGCCTCGTTCGAAGTTGAGAGATATTTTTTATAGAGCAAAACGCCATGGCAAAGTCTCTGATAAAACAATTAataaaagaagatggaaagaacCTTCAAGATTTAGAACAGCAATTGCAGCTCTAGATTCACCTTGCACAACGAAACCCAAACATTTTCCAACTTCTTTTACCAATCACCGTGTTGTTTGTTCTCTCATCGAAGAACTCGAAGTTCTCTGACCCCAAAGATATCAAAAAACCAGCTTAGGGGCAGCCATGGGGAAGCAAATCAAAATTCCCCCACATCATTTAGTACATGCCACCATCACCAAAAACCAAAATCACaacaaaaaagaatataaaCTTAAGAAACAAAGCATACCAGCCAGCCAACAGCAGCCCACAAAATCAAAAATGCATCCCTCCACCATAATAAAAGGAACTTCTGTTATagtcttttttcctttttctttttcttttaagtaattttttaagtttaagttatagacttttagtttttcttttcttttcttttctttttcttttctttccttttttttcttttttttgggtttttctttttaaaattgtttctcCTCTTTTTCAACTTCAGCTTACCAATTTACTTGGCATCAAGAGAAGAGAATATTCGTCGAGCAAACCATGTGAGCAAACCATGTCACTACCATCTCCTCATTTAAACTCTACAACCCACATCTAGATTTCATCCAGAAGGACGCAGGGGTTCACAGCACAAACTTGGTCTAACTCCTTTCAGAAGATGAATGCTCCGAACCCGCCTTGGTATTACTGTCACCATGGGATGCCTCATCAACATGAACCTCACCCTGTCCACCTTCAGAGACCTTATGATTAACATTCTCTAGTGCAATACCTTGAACACCACCTGCCAGCATATCCTGATTGGAACTTCCGGGGCTTAATGGGCTTAGTGGGCCGGAAATATTAGGAACTTGACCAGGTCGAATAATCCATCTATCATAATCATGTCGCCTCCTTACAGTATCTCCCTAAGAGAAGGGGAAAAAGATAGAAGAAGATTATATATACAAGAATTAGAAAAAcatgattttaaattttaccattgcatttttaaattttaattttcattattattttcccAACCTAGATAAGGAAATAAAATAATCCAAAACCCCTTAGAATTTCAATTACAGATGGAGGAAAAGGCTGGTCCAGGAGCTGATATTTACTGACCTTTACTTCCACAACTGTAGATGATTGCAACGCATCCAATATGGTTTGAATATTTTCAGTCAGGCGTTGAACCTACAAAAGAGTGTCGGGATGACATATTCTTGAAGAATAAGACCAATATATGCACTCTGGTTCCCAGAATTAATCATATTAACTTCCATGATTTAGAAATCTAAAAGGAGAAAACGATGACTATCTACTGACAGAGTATATTATAGAAGCTACATGACAAAAGTCGTTCTTCACAATTATCTCAGAAAGCACAGAACCACCGACCTTGCAGTCACATGCAAGTACTTTTTTATGGAAAAGAACTGCTTTCATCAAGGAGAATGGAAGTGCGAAAGAAAGCCATGAgggagaaaaggaaaataatagtAAAACCCAGCAAACGGAGGCAACTACAAAAACTCGAAAAGCAAttccaagaaaaaaaagaaaagagaaatacaAGGGCATACAATAAAATCAGTCCACAAAGGCAAGAGCACCCTCTAAAAGGAGGTACTCTAACTATACAAATAGCACCTATAACATAGTTACAAAAAGCCTTTGAAATCAAAACCCACACCAAAACATGATGACAAACAAGAGACCAAATATCACTAGAAACCCTCTCCACAACTCTAATAGCCCTACTATTTGGCTCACCAGACAAAACTCACAAAATAGCGCACCCCCAGGTAAAGCAAAGAAAGCAGCCCTTCTCTCCACAGGAAGAGTTAAGACTAAGAAGGGACTCCTCAATCGCCACACCATCTCTATGTCAAGCAGCCCTAATGCCAAATgtttggcaaaaaaaaaaaaagaaaagaaaagaaaaagcaacCCAAACACTAGCTAGAAAATTCACACCGCCAAAGAATATGGTCCACATTATCATTAGTGAAGTCAGATTCATATCCCTCGTAATAAATCTACTAAGGATGTTCACCACTACCACGAAAACAGAATGAGGCAGAACCTTGCATAATACCTCAATGGAGGAAAATTTTGGTCTCCTAATTACTAAGATGAATCTAAAGTGAGCATAGCTCAACACTAATTGACATGTACTCTGTCCCTTGAGATTGGAGACTCAAATCCCTAAACCCACTTGTACTACAAGAAGGTCAGTTTATCTTAATACACGGGTCATACAAACCCTCCATATTCTCTTAATCAAAGTATTGCTAATGGTTTTCCAAGACTTGCCATCAAGCCAACTGGTCCAAAACCCTTGGGGTATTTGGAGGAAGAAGTGCAGTTGTTTATCTGGAGAGTTGCTACGCCTAAGAAGTTATTTAGTCGTGGGGCTCACATTTCAAGGAGTTAATAAGTCAAAGGAGAAGTTTTTTAGACATGAATCCCACAGTGGGTTTAAGAACTCCTCGTGCTGCCAAACAAGAAGTAGGTTAACAACTCTACTCCCCCAAATCCTTGGGCCAAACATGCCCTTAATGTCACTCATGATCAAGACAACTTGAACCCATATGGCCATATCTTATAAAATCATTTAACGCCTTCAGCAAATTACTCTTTAAAATGTCACTGCTCACTTTTAAATGCAATACCATCAACTATCTAGAATTTTGTGAAGGGACAGTGGATATCTTAAGAAAATGAGTAGGGTTTAGGGTTCCAGACATGGAGCCCACAGTGGGTTTGAGAAAGTGGTAATTAGTAACCAAGACCTGGTTATAAATAAAATAGGGGTTAGGGACGTTATGGAGAGAGGATCAGATTGGAGATTATGTACTGTGGGACTTTATGCATCGTAATTTATCTTTTGATATCGcaataatagtaatatattcTGTTTCTTGTTATTGGGATACTAACAGACTCATCGCCTCCCTATTTCAACATTTGAAATTGTATCCCACATCAAACATTTCATTGACataaaattcttgaaaattaaaACATGCATCCCATATTTAACTGAGGATGTCAGGGCCCAAAAAGTGAGGCAACATGCATGATGAAACATGGTCtataaaataaaggaaaaatgTCATAACAACCATACAGGGAAACAACAAGAAACTAACACCTATACTTGATTAATCATAGGGTAAAGGTATATGAACCTTCAACCTCCCCGTGGCATAAGACAAAAATCTATGCCATGCTGCTATAAATTAACGTCTTTTCTTGGATTAATTTGAATTTCCATAATAAAAACCCATAATTTAACACCTATGTTGATGCTCTCTCTTTTTTTCAATCATTTGCTGTAAGTAGCCTTTTTTTCTTCATGAGATACACTATTATGATCattaataaatcaaataagTCTAGAAGCAAAGACTGTTTGAAAACCAAATCTAATATGTGTTGGTAGACATGCTCAAGAggattcttttcttttttatcaaaAACAGTGGCCAggatatatatttctttttttactagACAAGAATTTCTTAAAATGTTTTTGGAAGCCACAGAAAATAAAAGCTAATCAAAAGTTCCAAACATGAGTAGGAAGTAAaggaaaacattaaaaaaaaaccattttctaaaaaaatagtaaCAGAGAATAACATGCACAGGCAGGGCACGAAGCAGAAAATAACAGTAAAATGAAGATCTTCCTGTCATCATCGTCAAGAAAAAATTACTTATACATCCTTGATGAAATCCTCTAAAAATTCACCTTGCTGAAGCTAGCAATTAATTTAACTGGAACCCATCCTTCTTCATTCATGTTCTGCCTCAAGAAAGTATCCTTTATTAAATTTTCACCACTGCAATTCACAAATACAAGGTGCAATCACCATTAGAATGTTCTCAAATTTCTAACACTAAACAAGGATGACTGGGAAAAGTTAAAAGCAATCACATTAAATATACCTGAAATAGTATTCTATCTGACTCACTATCATAGCATACAACTGAGGGTCTGGGCCATGAAAAAACATCGCATTTGGTGATATTGGAGCCACAAAAGGTACACCTCTAAGAGCCTCTGGAGGAGGAGGACCAATATACACCACTGGAGGAGCAAAATC contains:
- the LOC103485152 gene encoding pentatricopeptide repeat-containing protein At3g51320, translated to MARISTRQLFRFTHFPLPLPFKSVGRSSSPFSAFPEPDHSPETTNPPRHDQSHSLLQSCESVRELFQIHGHLITSGLFNYHFWANRVLLQASEFGDIVYTILIFRHIKVPNTFCVNRVIKAYSLSTVPLEAVFVYFEWLGNGLRPDSYTFLSLFSACASFGCGASGRKCHGQAFKNGVDSVMVLGNSLIHMYGCCGHIELGRKVFDEMSTRDLVSWNSIVTAYARVGDMYTAHDMFDVMPERNVVSWNLMISEYLRGGNPGCAMKLFRNMVNVGIRGNNTTMVNVLGACSRSARLNEGRSVHGFMYRTSMKFCVFIDTALVDMYSKCQRVLIARRVFDRMMSRNLVTWNAMVLGHSLHGNPKDGLKLFEEMAAELREMIEETGNGKKFKQDEGKRKVFPDQITFIGVLCACARAGLLKDAKNYFDEMIKVFLVRPNFAHYWCLANVYVAVGLIEQAVEILRNMPEDFSSESVVWIDLLTTCRFVGDVSLGEQIAKYLIDIEPKNDSYYRLLLNMYAVAGRWEDVSRIKLLMKEKRLGTMPGCRLVDLKEIVHDLKLGNHLQERMKETNTVIH
- the LOC103485154 gene encoding uncharacterized protein LOC103485154, translated to MVRISKALLKEASSGFTNTLSQILVCPLSKQPLRYCEASNSLISDTIGVSFPIRDGIPCLVPKEGRIIENDDALKGEDTVEITREK